From one Pseudoliparis swirei isolate HS2019 ecotype Mariana Trench chromosome 5, NWPU_hadal_v1, whole genome shotgun sequence genomic stretch:
- the slc30a7 gene encoding zinc transporter 7, with amino-acid sequence MLPSSVKDDEYKPAKFSLLLRLSGWCRSILADKTSRNLFFFLCLNLSFAFVELSYGIWSNSLGLISDSFHMFFDCTALLAGLAASVISRWRSNDNFSYGYVRAEVLAGFVNGLFLIFTAFFIFSEGVERALEPPDVHHDRLLPVSIAGLLVNLVGIFVFQHGGHGHSHGEEGHSHSLVNGSVNHQNKHGHGHDGGHDELRSPGTGSSKQILQGVLLHIIADTLGSVGVIISALLMQRYDLMIADPICSMLIALLIGVSVVPLLKESIGILMQRTPPSLDHALLECYQRVQQLQGVYSLQDPHFWTLCTDVYIGTVKLLVAPDADRRWVLSQTHNVFTQAGVRQLYVQIDTAAM; translated from the exons ATGTTACCTTCATCCGTCAAAGACGACGAGTACAAACCCGCCAAGTTCAGCCTGCTGCTGCGGCTGTCGGGCTGGTGCAG GTCGATCCTCGCGGACAAAACGTCCCGGAatctgttcttcttcctctgcctcAACCTCTCCTTCGCCTTCGTGGAGCTTTCGTATGGAATATGGAGCAACAG TTTAGGTTTAATCTCGGACTCCTTCCACATGTTCTTTGACTGCACGGCTCTACTAGCCGGCCTGGCCGCCTCCGTCATCTCCAGGTGGAGATCCAACGACAACTTCTCCTATGG ttatGTCAGAGCAGAAGTTCTGGCTGGCTTCGTAAATGGACTCTTCCTCATTTTCACagccttcttcatcttctctgaAGGAGTtgag agggcCCTGGAGCCTCCTGACGTTCACCACGACCGTCTGCTCCCCGTCTCCATCGCCGGTCTGCTGGTCAACCTGGTCGGGATCTTCGTGTTCCAGCACGGAGGCCACGGCCACTCGCACGGGGAGGAAG gtCACAGCCACTCGCTGGTTAACGGCAGCGTGAACCACCAGAACAAACACGGACACGGCCATGACGGAGGACACG ACGAGCTGCGCAGTCCAGGAACCGGATCCAGTAAACAGATCCTTCAGG GTGTGCTGCTGCACATCATCGCTGACACCCTGGGCAGCGTGGGCGTGATCATCTCCGCCCTCCTGATGCAGAGATACGACCTGATGATCGCGGACCCCATCTGCTCCATGCTGATCGCCCTCCTCATCGGAGTCAG cGTGGTGCCGTTGCTCAAAGAGTCGATCGGGATCCTGATGCAGCGAACGCCTCCGTCTCTGGACCACGCCCTGCTGGAGTGCTACCagagg gtgcagcagctgcagggagTTTACAGCCTGCAGGACCCTCATTTCTGGACTCTGTGCACGGACGTTTACATCGGGACCGTCAAGCTGCTGGTGGCGCCCGACGCCGACCGCCGCTGGGTCCTCAGCCAGACCCACAACGTCTTCACACAg gctGGAGTTCGACAGCTCTACGTTCAGATCGACACGGCCGCCATgtag